The proteins below come from a single Oerskovia jenensis genomic window:
- a CDS encoding toxic anion resistance protein, with amino-acid sequence MTEAAPLQPPAATEHLVLSAPEPVKPVATTQAPAMAPRVDEAAIPGLDQKVTSYLDALMASDARSPEFAAKANDVRTMGDQDIRTAADASNRLLATPVRALKEGGLSEGSKVGSTLLELRRTVENLDPSEASMGRKILGFIPFGDKLTDYFRRYESAQGHLNAIIRALYDGQDELRKDNAALNLEKQHLWDTMARLNQYIYVAERLDAQLSAKTAELDATDPEKAKALREDVLFYVRQKHQDLLTQLAVSIQGYLAIDIVIKNNVELIKGVDRATTTTVSALRTAVIVAQALANQKLVLDQITALNTTTSNMIASTSKMLADQSATIQAQAASATVGLPQLQAAFQNIYATMDSISTFKVQALDSMAQTIGVLETETTKAREYLDRVAQGDQSGAASGALDLGKV; translated from the coding sequence ATGACCGAGGCAGCACCGCTCCAGCCCCCCGCCGCGACCGAGCACCTGGTGCTCTCCGCGCCCGAGCCCGTGAAGCCCGTCGCGACCACGCAGGCTCCCGCGATGGCTCCGCGCGTCGACGAGGCCGCGATCCCGGGACTGGACCAGAAGGTCACGTCGTACCTGGACGCGCTCATGGCCTCCGACGCCCGCTCCCCCGAGTTCGCGGCCAAGGCCAACGACGTGCGCACCATGGGCGACCAGGACATCCGTACCGCCGCCGACGCGTCGAACCGCCTGCTGGCCACTCCCGTGCGCGCGCTCAAGGAGGGCGGCTTGTCGGAGGGCTCCAAGGTCGGCAGCACGCTCCTGGAACTGCGCCGCACGGTCGAGAACCTGGACCCGTCCGAGGCGAGCATGGGCCGCAAGATCCTCGGCTTCATCCCGTTCGGCGACAAGCTGACCGACTACTTCCGCCGGTACGAGAGCGCACAGGGGCACCTCAACGCGATCATCCGCGCGCTCTACGACGGCCAGGACGAGCTCCGCAAGGACAACGCCGCTCTCAACCTCGAGAAGCAGCACCTGTGGGACACCATGGCGCGCCTCAACCAGTACATCTACGTGGCCGAGCGCCTCGACGCGCAGCTCTCCGCGAAGACCGCCGAGCTCGACGCGACGGACCCGGAGAAGGCCAAGGCGCTGCGCGAGGACGTGCTGTTCTACGTGCGCCAGAAGCACCAGGACCTCCTGACGCAGCTCGCGGTGTCGATCCAGGGCTACCTCGCGATCGACATCGTCATCAAGAACAACGTCGAGCTCATCAAGGGCGTCGACCGCGCGACCACCACGACCGTCTCGGCGCTGCGCACGGCCGTGATCGTGGCGCAGGCCCTCGCGAACCAGAAGCTCGTCCTGGACCAGATCACGGCGCTCAACACGACGACGTCGAACATGATCGCCTCGACGTCCAAGATGCTCGCGGACCAGTCGGCGACCATCCAGGCGCAGGCGGCGAGCGCCACGGTCGGTCTGCCCCAGCTTCAGGCCGCGTTCCAGAACATCTACGCGACCATGGACTCGATCTCCACGTTCAAGGTCCAGGCGCTGGACTCGATGGCGCAGACCATCGGTGTCCTGGAGACCGAGACGACCAAGGCCCGCGAGTACCTGGACCGCGTGGCCCAGGGCGACCAGTCGGGTGCGGCCTCGGGCGCGCTCGACCTCGGGAAGGTCTGA
- a CDS encoding alpha/beta hydrolase, which produces MSSPITVHVRGSNQAGRPLLLLLHGFGSHEHDLPAIAGHLHPVWDWASLRAPLDAGIGGFSWFPLGVPGRPDPAPVAESTDAVLAWLDANVTPGTVVVPVGFSQGGLMVTQLLRTAPERFAAGVVLSGFVLDAALPGDDALAERRPAVFFGHGDADPVISRDATERTSAWLPRFTDVTDVEYAGLPHSISAEELADVSVFLDGVLEGAGLGG; this is translated from the coding sequence ATGAGCTCCCCGATCACGGTCCACGTCCGCGGCAGCAACCAGGCGGGCCGCCCCCTCCTCCTCCTGCTCCACGGGTTCGGCTCGCACGAGCACGACCTGCCCGCGATCGCCGGTCATCTTCACCCGGTCTGGGACTGGGCGTCGCTGCGCGCGCCTCTCGACGCGGGCATCGGCGGGTTCTCGTGGTTCCCGCTGGGCGTGCCGGGACGTCCCGACCCCGCACCCGTCGCGGAGTCCACCGACGCGGTGCTCGCGTGGCTCGACGCGAACGTGACCCCCGGGACGGTCGTCGTGCCCGTGGGCTTCTCGCAGGGCGGCCTGATGGTGACCCAGCTCCTGCGCACGGCCCCCGAGCGCTTCGCGGCGGGGGTCGTGCTCTCGGGCTTCGTGCTCGACGCGGCGCTGCCCGGTGACGACGCGCTCGCGGAGCGCCGGCCGGCCGTCTTCTTCGGGCACGGCGACGCGGACCCGGTCATCTCGCGTGACGCGACCGAGCGGACCTCGGCCTGGCTCCCGCGGTTCACCGACGTGACCGACGTCGAGTACGCGGGGCTGCCGCACTCGATCAGCGCCGAGGAGCTCGCCGACGTGTCGGTGTTCCTGGACGGGGTGCTCGAAGGCGCCGGGCTCGGGGGCTGA
- a CDS encoding AAA family ATPase has product MSAARQGALARSIEALVAVGRGAGLVPDDVTHEGERLAAAVAESSTGAAPAWLEAVGRDPSDFTAFFEAAQRGRRWRSAPTDQLTALVVAGSEHAAAYAEALAAVISAAGALGSPGLSSSANAASTTAVQRAAAQPHTATPRPAAGPSAPVPQDPVATGTGGHVPGVPGGATRFPSPTFDPTLPSTTNPFDLGALLGAGGLRPPAQDVVPTVDAILDALGARTPGEPGGGPTSATHAAPSGTPVDPASGGAQSATTGDSPAEEETEAEPPRSLEVLLAELDALIGLDRVKHEIRQQTELLRIEKLRTAAGLTTPTLTRHLVFLGNPGTGKTTVARLVAGIYRALGLLSKGHLVEVDRSELVAGYLGQTAVKTSEVVATAIGGVLFIDEAYGLAEDQYGAEAINTLVKDMEDHRDDLVVIVAGYPGPMAGFIATNPGLESRFSTTITFDDYSDAELRGIFERMATSADFEALPETLDRFEEMVSLVPRTEGFGNGRHARNVLDGAIARHAWRLKDTAEPSLDELRRLVPADLLPESTEDVEGVLAVPDEPTNETTDEPADETAPPARGDAPDHLPENPPVSPQEEPA; this is encoded by the coding sequence GTGAGCGCCGCGCGCCAGGGGGCGCTCGCACGGAGCATCGAGGCGCTCGTGGCGGTGGGCCGTGGCGCGGGCCTGGTGCCCGACGACGTCACGCACGAGGGCGAGCGGCTCGCCGCCGCGGTGGCCGAGTCGTCCACGGGTGCGGCCCCGGCGTGGCTCGAGGCCGTGGGGCGCGACCCGAGCGACTTCACGGCGTTCTTCGAGGCCGCGCAGCGGGGCCGGCGGTGGCGTTCGGCCCCGACGGACCAGCTCACGGCCCTCGTGGTCGCGGGCTCGGAGCACGCGGCCGCGTATGCGGAGGCCCTCGCGGCCGTGATCTCCGCGGCCGGCGCGCTGGGCTCCCCCGGGCTCTCGTCCTCGGCCAACGCGGCGTCCACGACGGCCGTCCAACGAGCCGCGGCCCAGCCGCACACCGCGACGCCGCGCCCTGCGGCCGGACCGAGCGCACCCGTCCCGCAGGACCCCGTGGCGACGGGCACCGGCGGGCACGTGCCCGGCGTACCGGGCGGCGCGACGCGCTTCCCCTCGCCCACGTTCGACCCCACGCTCCCGAGCACCACGAACCCGTTCGACCTCGGCGCGCTCCTGGGCGCCGGGGGCCTGCGTCCACCGGCGCAGGACGTCGTCCCGACCGTGGACGCGATCCTCGACGCGCTGGGTGCCCGGACGCCGGGCGAACCCGGTGGTGGGCCGACCTCCGCGACGCACGCGGCGCCGTCGGGCACCCCTGTCGACCCGGCCTCCGGCGGCGCGCAGAGCGCGACCACGGGCGACTCCCCCGCCGAGGAGGAGACCGAGGCCGAGCCGCCCCGCTCGCTCGAGGTCCTGCTCGCCGAGCTCGACGCGCTCATCGGGCTCGACCGGGTCAAGCACGAGATCCGCCAGCAGACCGAGCTCCTGCGCATCGAGAAGCTCCGCACGGCCGCGGGCCTGACCACGCCCACGCTCACGCGCCACCTCGTGTTCCTCGGCAACCCCGGGACGGGCAAGACGACCGTCGCGCGCCTGGTCGCCGGGATCTACCGCGCGCTCGGGCTGCTCAGCAAGGGGCACCTGGTCGAGGTCGACCGCTCCGAGCTCGTCGCCGGATACCTGGGACAGACCGCCGTCAAGACGTCCGAGGTCGTGGCGACCGCGATCGGCGGCGTGCTGTTCATCGACGAGGCGTACGGCCTCGCGGAAGATCAGTACGGCGCCGAGGCCATCAACACGCTCGTCAAGGACATGGAGGACCACCGCGACGACCTCGTGGTGATCGTCGCCGGGTATCCCGGCCCCATGGCCGGGTTCATCGCGACGAACCCGGGCCTCGAGTCCCGCTTCTCCACGACCATCACGTTCGACGACTACTCGGACGCCGAGCTGCGCGGCATCTTCGAGCGCATGGCGACCTCGGCGGACTTCGAGGCGCTGCCCGAGACCCTCGACCGGTTCGAGGAGATGGTCTCGCTCGTGCCCCGCACCGAGGGGTTCGGCAACGGGCGCCACGCGCGCAACGTCCTGGACGGCGCGATAGCCCGCCACGCCTGGCGGCTCAAGGACACCGCGGAACCCTCGCTCGACGAGCTGCGCCGGCTCGTGCCCGCGGACCTGCTCCCCGAGAGCACCGAGGACGTCGAGGGCGTCCTGGCCGTGCCCGACGAGCCGACCAACGAGACGACCGACGAGCCCGCCGACGAGACCGCCCCGCCCGCGCGGGGCGACGCACCCGATCACCTGCCCGAGAACCCGCCCGTCTCCCCTCAGGAGGAGCCCGCATGA
- a CDS encoding glutamate ABC transporter substrate-binding protein, with protein sequence MITTTFRKSGRLGALVALGVSGVLVLAGCATPDAGSSAGAPVASVVGTAGSAGPVSSGTLASAAACENPVASYAPDGPLPGPGALPAGSTMAAIRDRGSLIVGVSADTLQLGARNPLSGQIEGFDIDVLHEVSTAIFGDPDRLQFRVITSGQRLEALEKGEVDIVARAFTINCERWETIAFSSEYYHAGQKVLVTRDSEAQGIADLAGQRVCAPDGTTTLERLQEYPDIEAVPATTHTGCLALFQQGKVDAITGDDTILAGFAAQDPYAKVVGQAISDEPYGLGIPAANVDMVKFVNGVLEQMRTDGTWTALYDEWLGVLGPAPTPPVAVYGRTP encoded by the coding sequence GTGATCACCACGACCTTCCGCAAGAGCGGGCGCCTGGGCGCCCTGGTGGCGCTGGGCGTCTCGGGCGTCCTGGTCCTGGCGGGCTGCGCCACGCCCGACGCCGGATCGTCCGCGGGCGCGCCCGTGGCCTCGGTCGTCGGCACCGCGGGCAGTGCCGGCCCGGTCTCGTCCGGGACCCTCGCCTCGGCCGCGGCGTGCGAGAACCCCGTCGCGTCCTACGCGCCCGACGGGCCGTTGCCCGGACCGGGGGCCCTGCCGGCCGGCAGCACCATGGCCGCGATCCGCGACCGCGGCTCGTTGATCGTGGGCGTCTCGGCCGACACCCTGCAGCTCGGTGCGCGCAACCCCTTGTCGGGGCAGATCGAGGGCTTCGACATCGACGTGCTCCACGAGGTGTCGACCGCGATCTTCGGCGACCCGGACCGGCTGCAGTTCCGCGTCATCACGTCGGGGCAGCGCCTCGAGGCCCTGGAGAAGGGCGAGGTGGACATCGTCGCCCGCGCGTTCACGATCAACTGCGAGCGCTGGGAGACCATCGCGTTCTCCTCGGAGTACTACCACGCGGGCCAGAAGGTCCTCGTGACGCGTGACTCCGAGGCGCAGGGCATCGCGGACCTCGCGGGCCAGCGGGTCTGCGCCCCGGACGGCACCACGACGCTCGAACGCCTCCAGGAGTACCCGGACATCGAGGCCGTGCCCGCGACGACCCACACGGGCTGCCTCGCACTCTTCCAGCAGGGCAAGGTCGACGCGATCACGGGCGACGACACGATCCTCGCGGGCTTCGCCGCGCAGGACCCGTACGCCAAGGTCGTCGGGCAGGCGATCTCCGACGAGCCGTACGGTCTGGGCATCCCGGCCGCGAACGTCGACATGGTCAAGTTCGTCAACGGCGTCCTGGAGCAGATGCGCACCGACGGCACCTGGACGGCGCTGTACGACGAGTGGCTCGGCGTCCTCGGCCCGGCCCCGACCCCGCCGGTCGCCGTGTACGGCCGCACGCCGTGA
- a CDS encoding flavin reductase family protein has protein sequence MLAVQNSTHVTIDPSILYFGTPVVLVSTVGADGRPNLAPLSSIFWLGHTAVIGVGARSQTAINLRETGEVVLNLPSVEQVSAVDRIALTTGRDPVSARKSSVGYRYEPDKFGRAGLMPVASDTVSAPRAGECPVQLEGHVVDVHPLRGDDPVAAGSILAVEIAVTRVHVHESIRLAGSTHRIDPDRWRPLIMSFQQFYGLGDRVLPSRLSSIDEEWYR, from the coding sequence ATGCTGGCCGTCCAGAACTCCACCCACGTCACGATCGACCCGTCCATCCTCTACTTCGGGACCCCGGTCGTCCTCGTCAGCACCGTCGGCGCCGACGGACGGCCCAACCTCGCCCCGTTGTCGTCGATCTTCTGGTTGGGCCACACCGCGGTGATCGGGGTGGGGGCCAGGTCGCAGACGGCGATCAACCTTCGGGAGACGGGCGAGGTCGTGCTCAACCTCCCGTCGGTCGAGCAGGTCTCGGCGGTCGACCGGATCGCGCTCACGACGGGCCGCGACCCGGTCTCGGCACGCAAGTCGTCCGTGGGGTACCGGTACGAGCCGGACAAGTTCGGGCGCGCTGGCCTGATGCCCGTCGCGTCGGACACGGTGTCGGCGCCGAGGGCGGGCGAGTGCCCCGTGCAGCTCGAGGGTCACGTGGTGGACGTCCATCCGTTGCGCGGCGACGACCCGGTCGCCGCGGGGAGCATCCTCGCGGTCGAGATCGCGGTCACGCGGGTGCACGTGCACGAGTCGATCCGGCTCGCGGGCTCGACCCACCGGATCGACCCCGACCGGTGGCGCCCGCTCATCATGAGCTTCCAGCAGTTCTACGGGCTGGGCGACCGGGTGCTGCCGTCGAGGCTCTCGTCGATCGACGAGGAGTGGTACCGCTAG
- a CDS encoding GTPase — MTSHDTQLRARADDLARALDLAGDRLDPEVAARIRTAIGGVRERLALGVDHTVVALAGGTGSGKSSLFNRVSRLNFADVGAKRPTTARITACSWSDRATALLDWLDVDPERRITRGSELDGDAEQGLEGLVLLDLPDHDSIQPAHQEVVNRVLPLVDLLVWVVDPQKYADDALHSGYLQKSVGLEASMVVALNQIDTVPTTQRGNLVADMGRLLEEDGLSGVYVTMVSARTGEGLGQVRELLEQAVARRSVAASRVAGELDRAGALLLEQTPGEVPWTMSTAVEEEVVAIGEATGLAAVAGQVAAAVRNGYGRPEFAPPQTDAVALSRSRWLARAGKALRPGWKRALDEAVAPADRLVEETQRALSKVSLDTRGPSSARVTRTTALVAIGVAVLTGALAILSSAGVLDLDRALVATSAIVAGAAVLVALGFFLAGIQIRRTLARRREATVLASGRGAVERVVQETMGRPTQKLLDEHRRVRELAQSARDTGKASPLTGPLTLPTARDLSDVSTAGPSAQDAATREPSA; from the coding sequence ATGACGTCCCACGACACCCAGCTCCGTGCCCGTGCCGACGACCTCGCGAGGGCTCTGGACCTTGCCGGGGACCGGCTCGACCCGGAGGTCGCGGCCCGCATCCGGACCGCGATCGGTGGGGTGCGCGAGCGCCTCGCGCTCGGCGTGGACCACACGGTCGTGGCGCTCGCGGGCGGCACGGGTTCCGGCAAGTCGAGCCTGTTCAACCGCGTCTCGCGCCTCAACTTCGCGGACGTCGGTGCCAAGCGGCCCACGACGGCCCGCATCACGGCGTGCTCGTGGAGCGACCGGGCGACGGCCCTGCTCGACTGGCTGGACGTCGACCCCGAGCGCCGGATCACGCGCGGCAGCGAGCTCGACGGTGACGCCGAGCAGGGCCTGGAGGGCCTGGTCCTGCTGGACCTGCCCGACCACGACTCGATCCAGCCTGCGCACCAGGAGGTCGTGAACCGCGTCCTGCCGCTCGTGGACCTGCTCGTGTGGGTCGTGGACCCGCAGAAGTACGCGGACGACGCCCTGCACTCGGGCTACCTGCAGAAGTCGGTCGGGCTCGAGGCGTCGATGGTCGTGGCGCTCAACCAGATCGACACGGTGCCCACGACGCAGCGCGGGAACCTGGTCGCGGACATGGGGCGCCTCCTGGAGGAGGACGGGCTCTCGGGCGTGTACGTGACCATGGTCTCGGCGCGCACGGGCGAGGGGCTGGGGCAGGTGCGCGAGCTCCTGGAGCAGGCCGTGGCGCGCCGGAGCGTGGCGGCGAGCCGGGTCGCGGGCGAGCTCGACCGGGCGGGCGCGCTGCTGCTCGAGCAGACGCCGGGCGAGGTGCCGTGGACCATGAGCACCGCGGTCGAGGAGGAGGTCGTCGCGATCGGCGAGGCCACGGGACTGGCGGCCGTCGCGGGACAGGTCGCGGCAGCGGTCCGCAACGGCTACGGCCGTCCCGAGTTCGCCCCGCCGCAGACCGACGCGGTCGCGCTGTCCCGCAGCCGGTGGCTTGCCCGGGCGGGCAAGGCGTTGCGTCCGGGCTGGAAGCGCGCGCTCGACGAGGCAGTGGCCCCCGCGGACCGGCTGGTCGAGGAGACGCAGCGCGCGTTGTCGAAGGTCTCGCTCGACACCCGCGGGCCGTCCTCGGCCCGCGTGACGCGCACCACGGCGCTCGTGGCGATCGGCGTCGCCGTGCTCACGGGGGCGCTCGCGATCCTCAGCTCGGCGGGGGTGCTGGACCTGGACCGGGCGCTCGTCGCGACGTCCGCGATCGTGGCGGGGGCAGCGGTCCTGGTCGCGCTGGGCTTCTTCCTGGCCGGGATCCAGATCCGCCGCACGCTGGCGCGTCGCCGGGAGGCGACGGTGCTGGCGTCGGGCCGTGGCGCCGTCGAGCGGGTGGTGCAGGAGACCATGGGCAGGCCCACGCAGAAGCTCCTCGACGAGCACCGCCGGGTCCGCGAGCTGGCGCAGTCGGCGCGTGACACGGGCAAGGCGTCACCGCTCACCGGGCCTCTGACGTTGCCCACAGCCAGGGATCTGAGCGACGTGTCCACAGCCGGGCCCTCGGCCCAGGACGCCGCGACGCGCGAACCGTCAGCCTGA
- a CDS encoding single-stranded DNA-binding protein encodes MGNDVTVTLAGFMGTTPKLFTSPTGNDFTSFRIASTTRYLDRSRGEWVDGRTIWFTVKAWRAMAQNVAASLRKGDAVVVTGRLAVDEWTSPEGPRTNLVIEASALGPDLTRGRAQFTNTVVRPAQPDGAQDAPASGSLGAVPGSGTSGSGEPTGSLRPGPGDGSMWDLGGVGDDPFPEDDDAEHGLVDDVAAPSGAGDVGGSSDDGADLTDGVDADNPADTSTGRLLATR; translated from the coding sequence ATGGGCAACGACGTCACGGTGACGCTCGCAGGCTTCATGGGCACGACCCCCAAGCTCTTCACGTCCCCGACCGGCAACGACTTCACGAGCTTCCGCATCGCGAGCACCACGCGCTACCTCGACCGCTCGCGCGGCGAGTGGGTCGACGGGCGGACCATCTGGTTCACCGTCAAGGCGTGGCGCGCCATGGCCCAGAACGTCGCGGCGTCGCTGCGCAAGGGCGACGCGGTCGTGGTCACGGGCCGCCTCGCGGTCGACGAGTGGACGAGCCCCGAGGGCCCGCGCACCAACCTCGTGATCGAGGCGAGCGCGCTCGGGCCGGACCTGACGCGCGGTCGCGCGCAGTTCACCAACACGGTCGTCCGCCCCGCCCAGCCCGACGGTGCCCAGGACGCCCCGGCATCCGGGTCGCTCGGGGCCGTCCCGGGCTCGGGGACCTCGGGGTCCGGCGAGCCGACGGGCAGCCTGCGACCGGGCCCTGGCGACGGCAGCATGTGGGACCTGGGCGGGGTGGGGGACGATCCCTTCCCGGAGGACGACGACGCCGAGCACGGTCTCGTGGACGACGTCGCCGCACCGTCGGGCGCCGGGGACGTCGGGGGCTCGTCGGACGACGGCGCGGACCTCACCGACGGCGTGGACGCAGACAACCCCGCGGACACCTCGACGGGCCGGCTCCTGGCGACGCGCTGA
- a CDS encoding GTPase — protein sequence MTTRHAADRAPRAFSASGRTPGNTPGNAPEELGTTVYDVGRDLRRDVADVRLPLDLAGAADVEEARKRLLNQLDEHLLPRLKELSSPAVVVVAGSTGAGKSTLYNSLLGEEVSQAGVLRPTTREPVFAYNPLDVDVLVHSPTTAMSRVVEHDGVPRGTALLDAPDLDSLLAENRSTAAQLLEAADLWLFVTTAARYGDALPWVALGQAMERGASVAMVLNRVPQHNLTTIRGDLLARLREHGMEGVPLFVIPDVGPHEGMLDRATVAPIARWLTMLAGPDRSRAVIVRTLKGSLAALPAWVTGIADAVQEQVEAAEVLRETVERALPDAESAARGAVVAGVVAEGSVASRWAQLAGAEKIDRVKVRHGLARSTRRRGRSREAALEPLLDEVRAAATRTLVAAGAIADDALRTALSGPGAPPGGPAFAPEHGDPVREAAREKAAATQVHEWVAVADRAVEALRGIDEPGIAPQETAETRRAEAAVKAFGPTGVAALLLTAAAGSDDAARLVRSLLGDAGDASVATLSSDLADRAAVLVAREAVDLHERLDVPALAPDAAVGLRLRLAELRRLS from the coding sequence GTGACGACCCGACATGCTGCCGACCGTGCCCCGCGGGCTTTTTCCGCCTCGGGCAGGACGCCCGGCAACACGCCTGGAAACGCCCCCGAGGAGCTCGGGACGACGGTCTACGACGTGGGCCGGGACCTGCGCCGGGACGTCGCCGACGTCCGGCTCCCTCTCGACCTGGCGGGTGCCGCCGACGTCGAGGAGGCCCGCAAGCGCCTCCTGAACCAGCTCGACGAGCACCTGCTGCCGCGCCTCAAGGAGCTGTCCTCGCCCGCGGTCGTCGTGGTCGCGGGGTCCACGGGCGCGGGCAAGTCGACGTTGTACAACTCGTTGCTGGGCGAGGAGGTCTCGCAGGCCGGGGTCCTGCGCCCGACGACGCGCGAGCCCGTCTTCGCGTACAACCCGCTCGACGTGGACGTCCTGGTGCACAGCCCCACGACCGCGATGTCACGCGTCGTCGAGCACGACGGCGTGCCGCGCGGCACCGCGCTGCTCGACGCCCCGGACCTGGACTCGCTCCTCGCGGAGAACCGGTCGACCGCGGCCCAGCTGCTCGAGGCCGCGGACCTGTGGCTCTTCGTGACCACGGCCGCGCGCTACGGGGACGCCCTGCCCTGGGTCGCGCTCGGGCAGGCCATGGAGCGTGGCGCGAGCGTCGCGATGGTCCTCAACCGCGTCCCGCAGCACAACCTCACGACGATCCGTGGTGACCTCCTGGCGCGTCTGCGCGAGCACGGCATGGAGGGGGTCCCGCTCTTCGTGATCCCCGATGTCGGCCCGCACGAGGGCATGCTCGACCGCGCGACGGTCGCGCCCATCGCGCGCTGGCTGACCATGCTCGCGGGCCCGGACCGCTCGCGCGCCGTGATCGTGCGCACGCTCAAGGGCTCGCTCGCCGCGCTGCCCGCCTGGGTCACGGGGATCGCGGACGCGGTGCAGGAGCAGGTCGAGGCCGCGGAGGTCCTGCGCGAGACCGTCGAGCGCGCCCTGCCGGACGCGGAGTCCGCGGCACGTGGGGCCGTCGTCGCGGGCGTCGTGGCGGAGGGCTCGGTCGCCTCGCGCTGGGCCCAGCTCGCGGGCGCCGAGAAGATCGACCGTGTCAAGGTCCGGCACGGCCTGGCGCGCTCGACCCGGCGCAGGGGTCGTTCGCGGGAGGCCGCGCTCGAACCGCTGCTCGACGAGGTGCGCGCCGCGGCGACCCGGACGCTCGTCGCGGCGGGGGCGATCGCCGACGATGCCCTGCGCACCGCGCTGTCCGGCCCGGGAGCACCCCCCGGTGGACCGGCGTTCGCCCCCGAGCACGGCGACCCGGTCCGTGAGGCCGCGCGTGAGAAGGCTGCGGCGACGCAGGTCCACGAGTGGGTCGCCGTCGCCGACCGCGCCGTCGAGGCCCTGCGGGGCATCGACGAGCCCGGTATCGCACCGCAGGAGACCGCCGAGACGCGCCGGGCCGAGGCCGCCGTCAAGGCGTTCGGACCCACGGGCGTCGCGGCGCTCCTGCTCACGGCCGCCGCGGGGTCCGACGACGCCGCTCGCCTCGTGCGCAGCCTGCTCGGCGACGCCGGGGACGCGTCGGTCGCGACCCTGTCCTCGGACCTCGCGGACCGTGCTGCCGTCCTGGTGGCCCGAGAGGCCGTCGACCTGCACGAACGTCTCGACGTCCCCGCCCTCGCACCGGATGCCGCCGTCGGGCTGCGCCTACGCCTCGCCGAGCTCAGGAGGCTCTCATGA